A single genomic interval of Pontibacter deserti harbors:
- a CDS encoding DUF962 domain-containing protein encodes MAGTTEPKRYTSLREFYPYYLSEHQHTTSRALHFIGTALLLVVVIVALVTGKYKWLLAVPVIGYGFAWVGHFFFERNKPATFKYPFYSLASDFKLFFDILRGKQGFKSRK; translated from the coding sequence ATGGCAGGCACAACCGAACCAAAACGCTATACTTCGTTACGCGAGTTTTATCCTTATTATCTGTCAGAGCATCAGCATACCACTTCAAGAGCATTACACTTTATAGGTACCGCCTTACTGCTTGTTGTAGTTATAGTTGCGTTGGTTACAGGTAAGTATAAATGGTTGCTGGCTGTGCCGGTAATCGGGTACGGGTTTGCGTGGGTAGGGCATTTCTTTTTCGAGCGTAACAAACCTGCTACATTTAAATACCCGTTCTACAGCCTGGCATCAGACTTTAAGCTATTTTTTGATATACTCCGTGGGAAACAGGGCTTTAAAAGCCGGAAGTGA
- a CDS encoding ZIP family metal transporter has protein sequence MFIAILVLFFTVMLSGFLVKLFPPNNVRWLKMALAFSGAYLFTITITHLLPDVLLSNKEPHLVGYWVLAGFFLQLILELFSHGVEHGHMHTHAHDHDADTIPFLLLGSLFVHSFLEGSILVDQDYRDVGHMHHQGSFYSVLLGVALHHVPAAFALMSVLLSRVKDFRKALSWLLIFAVGSPLGILVSNSLLSHEQAGGMVYTALTGLVAGNFLHISTTILFETSPEHSFNRNKLVATLLGLVLALLTDLI, from the coding sequence ATGTTTATAGCCATTCTGGTTTTGTTCTTTACGGTAATGCTGTCCGGGTTTCTTGTAAAGCTGTTTCCGCCAAATAATGTGCGGTGGCTTAAAATGGCCCTTGCATTTAGTGGAGCTTACTTATTTACAATTACAATTACGCACCTGTTGCCGGATGTGCTGCTGAGCAATAAAGAGCCGCATTTGGTAGGGTACTGGGTACTGGCAGGCTTTTTTCTGCAACTGATACTGGAGCTTTTCTCGCATGGAGTGGAGCATGGGCACATGCATACACATGCACACGATCATGACGCCGATACAATCCCTTTCCTTTTATTAGGCTCCCTGTTTGTGCACTCCTTTTTAGAAGGAAGTATACTGGTAGACCAGGATTACAGAGATGTAGGGCATATGCACCACCAGGGCAGCTTTTACTCCGTATTACTCGGCGTAGCCTTGCATCATGTGCCGGCGGCCTTTGCACTCATGTCTGTATTGTTGTCCCGGGTTAAGGATTTCAGGAAGGCATTAAGCTGGCTGCTGATATTTGCTGTAGGCTCACCGCTGGGTATATTAGTTAGCAATTCGCTGCTCTCGCATGAGCAAGCTGGTGGCATGGTTTATACTGCACTTACAGGGCTTGTAGCTGGTAACTTCCTGCATATTTCCACAACTATACTTTTCGAGACCAGCCCGGAACATAGCTTTAATCGCAACAAGCTTGTAGCAACACTACTTGGCTTAGTACTGGCCCTGCTCACAGACCTTATTTAA
- a CDS encoding SAM-dependent methyltransferase, producing the protein MEQQEQEWFSTWFDSPYYHILYNNRDEQEAQQFIDKLLTYLHPKPHEKILDLACGKGRHSVYLNQKGFDVTGIDLSAQSIDYAKQFENKQLHFAVHDMREVYLPEEFDFILNLFTSFGYFENETENVVALCAVAKSLKYGGKLVIDFMNTDLTIANLVAEEKKEVQGIEFHIHRGVENGFIVKTIRFSDKGEDYCFEERVRALRQEDFMEYFRMAQLRLAEVFGDYDLQPFKLESSERMIFVLKK; encoded by the coding sequence ATGGAACAACAGGAACAAGAGTGGTTCAGTACTTGGTTCGACTCTCCTTACTACCATATATTGTATAACAACCGCGATGAGCAGGAAGCGCAGCAGTTTATTGATAAGTTGCTAACCTATCTGCACCCAAAGCCGCACGAGAAGATACTGGACCTTGCCTGTGGTAAAGGCCGCCATTCGGTATACCTGAACCAGAAAGGTTTTGATGTTACGGGTATAGACCTGTCGGCGCAAAGCATAGATTATGCAAAGCAGTTCGAGAACAAGCAGCTACACTTTGCCGTGCACGACATGCGCGAAGTATACCTGCCGGAAGAATTTGACTTTATACTTAACCTGTTTACCAGCTTCGGATATTTCGAAAACGAAACCGAGAATGTAGTTGCTTTGTGTGCTGTAGCCAAATCCTTAAAGTATGGCGGTAAGCTGGTGATCGACTTTATGAATACTGACTTGACCATTGCCAACCTGGTAGCTGAAGAAAAGAAAGAGGTACAGGGTATTGAATTCCATATTCATAGAGGTGTAGAGAATGGGTTTATTGTAAAGACCATCCGGTTCTCAGACAAAGGCGAAGATTACTGTTTTGAAGAAAGGGTGCGCGCCTTGCGGCAAGAAGATTTTATGGAGTACTTCAGGATGGCGCAACTACGGCTGGCCGAAGTATTCGGCGATTATGATCTGCAGCCTTTTAAACTGGAAAGCAGTGAACGTATGATTTTTGTTCTCAAAAAATAA
- the nadC gene encoding carboxylating nicotinate-nucleotide diphosphorylase, whose protein sequence is MRPIYLTEKSISDFIAMALAEDIGDGDHSSLASIPADAQNQARLLVKGDGILAGVELAGYIFNAVDPSLQVEVLLQDGAAVTYGDVALTVKGKAQSILTAERLVLNCMQRMSGIATYTHHLTDLIKGTNAKLLDTRKTTPNFRIMEKWAVLIGGGHNHRFGLFDMIILKDNHVDYAGGIKEAILATQRYLQEKGKDLRIEVETRNLDEVRQALETGSIHRIMLDNMTPEMMREAVAMIGGKYETEASGGITETTIRSVAECGVDYISVGALTHSIKSMDLSLKAYKL, encoded by the coding sequence GTGAGACCTATATACCTGACCGAAAAAAGTATAAGCGATTTTATCGCGATGGCACTTGCCGAAGATATCGGCGATGGCGACCATTCATCGTTGGCCTCTATTCCGGCGGATGCACAGAACCAGGCGCGCCTGCTGGTAAAAGGAGACGGCATACTGGCGGGCGTAGAGCTGGCCGGTTATATCTTTAACGCCGTAGACCCTAGCCTGCAGGTAGAAGTGCTGTTGCAGGATGGCGCAGCTGTAACGTATGGCGATGTAGCCCTGACCGTGAAAGGTAAAGCGCAAAGTATACTTACTGCCGAGCGATTGGTGCTTAACTGCATGCAGCGCATGAGCGGTATTGCTACCTACACGCACCACTTAACAGACCTTATAAAAGGCACCAACGCCAAACTCCTGGATACCCGCAAAACAACACCAAACTTCCGGATTATGGAGAAATGGGCTGTTTTGATTGGAGGCGGCCATAACCACAGGTTCGGGTTATTTGATATGATCATCCTGAAAGATAACCATGTGGATTATGCAGGCGGCATTAAAGAAGCTATACTTGCCACACAGCGTTACCTGCAGGAAAAAGGCAAAGACTTGCGCATAGAAGTAGAGACCCGCAACCTGGATGAAGTAAGACAGGCACTTGAGACAGGTAGCATCCACAGAATAATGCTGGATAACATGACCCCGGAAATGATGCGTGAGGCTGTGGCTATGATCGGTGGGAAATATGAGACAGAAGCATCCGGAGGTATAACTGAAACAACCATACGCTCAGTAGCAGAATGTGGAGTTGACTACATCTCGGTGGGAGCTTTAACGCACTCTATTAAAAGTATGGACCTGAGCCTGAAGGCTTATAAACTATAA
- a CDS encoding DUF4783 domain-containing protein, whose product MKNLKQFAAVFSLLMMVVFMSAGQAVAQGGVMDGVKSAMKAGSSKDLSRNFSGVVELTLNGKEATSYSNTQAEFVMKNFFSKNAPVDFTYSHQGSSDKGQQYAIGTYTSKAGSYTVLVRMKDSKIQSMNFIKD is encoded by the coding sequence ATGAAAAATTTAAAACAGTTTGCTGCAGTATTCTCTTTGCTGATGATGGTCGTGTTCATGTCTGCGGGGCAGGCTGTGGCACAAGGCGGCGTGATGGATGGTGTAAAGTCAGCGATGAAAGCAGGGTCTTCTAAGGACTTGTCGCGCAACTTTAGCGGTGTGGTGGAACTTACCTTAAACGGTAAAGAAGCTACCAGTTATAGTAACACGCAGGCTGAGTTTGTGATGAAGAACTTTTTCAGCAAAAATGCTCCTGTAGACTTTACGTACAGCCACCAGGGCTCGTCTGACAAAGGCCAGCAATATGCTATTGGTACCTATACTTCTAAAGCTGGAAGCTATACCGTGCTGGTACGTATGAAAGATTCGAAGATACAATCCATGAATTTTATAAAAGATTAA
- the gpmI gene encoding 2,3-bisphosphoglycerate-independent phosphoglycerate mutase: protein MNKQVLLVILDGWGIATNPAVSAIHKAHTPFYDSIIRKYPHAYLQASGEAVGLPEGQMGNSEVGHMNLGAGRVVYQDLVLINKTIAEHKLSKMPALANAYKYAKENKKPVHLIGLVSDGGVHSHIEHLKALCTAAFDEGLQQVYIHAFTDGRDTDPKGGVKYMNELSEHIYRTTGTIASVIGRYYAMDRDNRWERVKLAYDLMVKGEGTSSSNVIASILESYNAGVTDEFIKPIVRVDSNGEPVATIKDGDVVICFNFRTDRGREITQALTQRDFPEQNLHKLNLHYVTMTNYDDTFENVTPIFDKDNLNNTLGEVLEKAGRTQIRIAETEKYPHVTFFFSGGRETEFKGERRLLCPSPKVATYDLKPEMSAYDLRDALVPELQQKSADFVCLNFANPDMVGHTGVFEAAVKACEVVDECAAAVVTTALENGYDTIVIADHGNADCMINEDGSPNTAHTTNLVPCILVSNTFAGELNDGKLGDIAPTILELMGISQPAEMTGKSLIKH from the coding sequence ATGAACAAGCAGGTACTTTTAGTGATCCTGGATGGGTGGGGAATAGCCACGAACCCAGCGGTTTCAGCCATACACAAAGCACACACTCCTTTTTACGATTCTATCATCAGAAAGTATCCTCATGCCTATTTACAGGCATCTGGTGAGGCCGTAGGATTGCCGGAAGGGCAGATGGGTAACTCCGAAGTTGGCCATATGAATCTTGGTGCCGGCCGCGTCGTGTACCAGGACCTGGTGCTAATCAATAAAACAATAGCCGAGCACAAGCTAAGCAAAATGCCTGCCTTGGCTAATGCCTATAAGTATGCTAAAGAAAACAAGAAGCCTGTTCACCTGATCGGTTTAGTTTCTGATGGCGGTGTGCATTCGCATATCGAGCATCTAAAAGCACTTTGCACCGCAGCTTTTGATGAAGGATTGCAGCAAGTATATATCCATGCATTTACTGATGGCCGCGACACTGATCCGAAAGGCGGTGTAAAGTATATGAATGAGCTGAGCGAGCACATATACCGCACTACCGGAACTATAGCTTCTGTAATTGGCCGTTATTATGCAATGGACCGCGACAACCGTTGGGAGCGTGTAAAGCTGGCTTATGACCTGATGGTGAAAGGTGAAGGTACCTCTTCTTCTAATGTGATCGCTTCTATACTTGAGTCTTATAATGCCGGTGTTACCGATGAGTTTATAAAGCCTATAGTTCGTGTAGACAGCAACGGGGAGCCTGTGGCAACTATAAAAGATGGTGATGTCGTGATCTGCTTCAACTTCAGAACAGACCGTGGCCGTGAAATTACCCAGGCGCTTACACAGCGCGATTTCCCGGAGCAGAACCTGCACAAGCTGAACCTGCACTACGTAACCATGACCAACTACGACGATACATTTGAGAATGTAACGCCGATATTTGATAAAGATAACCTGAACAACACGCTGGGCGAAGTGCTGGAGAAAGCCGGCAGAACACAGATTCGCATTGCTGAGACTGAGAAATACCCGCACGTTACGTTCTTTTTTTCAGGGGGCCGCGAAACCGAGTTTAAAGGTGAGCGCCGATTGCTTTGTCCATCTCCTAAAGTAGCCACTTACGACCTGAAGCCGGAAATGAGTGCTTATGACCTGCGCGATGCCTTAGTGCCGGAACTGCAACAGAAGAGCGCCGATTTTGTGTGCCTCAACTTCGCCAACCCGGACATGGTGGGCCATACCGGTGTTTTCGAAGCTGCCGTAAAAGCCTGCGAAGTGGTAGATGAGTGTGCTGCTGCCGTGGTAACTACAGCCCTCGAAAACGGGTATGATACCATTGTGATTGCAGACCATGGCAACGCCGATTGCATGATTAACGAAGATGGCTCGCCAAATACCGCGCATACAACTAACCTGGTGCCATGCATTTTAGTAAGTAATACTTTTGCCGGTGAACTGAACGATGGTAAGCTGGGTGATATTGCACCAACTATACTTGAGCTGATGGGTATATCACAACCAGCTGAAATGACTGGTAAATCACTGATAAAACATTAA
- a CDS encoding DENN domain-containing protein: MRNYSLALVSSMLLALAACEQPVPRSSSTDDGYYNLTAYVQQEKQRLQTEQPAVLKSVQTENEPAETIQTDRLDWEEELTVFEEADISKPTLREYYTREEQALPDGGKIIKFVKKEDAEAPVMYLYLQLSPEQKIQRLEATLLDQNLLFFSKRKAILDANAETGKLESYSVNGVQKLIFGDSLHYTIQANL; encoded by the coding sequence GTGAGAAACTATAGTTTAGCCTTAGTAAGTAGTATGTTACTGGCGCTGGCAGCCTGCGAACAGCCTGTACCCCGTAGCAGCTCTACCGACGATGGCTACTATAACCTGACAGCTTATGTACAGCAGGAAAAGCAGCGCCTGCAGACCGAACAGCCTGCTGTACTTAAATCAGTGCAAACAGAAAATGAGCCCGCTGAAACGATACAGACAGATAGGCTTGATTGGGAAGAAGAGCTTACTGTGTTTGAAGAAGCTGATATAAGTAAACCCACCCTGCGGGAGTACTATACCAGGGAAGAACAAGCCTTACCCGATGGTGGCAAAATCATTAAGTTTGTAAAGAAGGAAGATGCTGAAGCTCCTGTAATGTATCTATACCTGCAGTTAAGCCCTGAGCAAAAGATACAACGCCTGGAAGCTACCCTGCTGGACCAGAACCTGCTCTTTTTTTCTAAACGAAAAGCTATACTTGATGCCAACGCGGAAACTGGCAAGTTAGAGAGCTATAGTGTAAATGGTGTTCAGAAATTGATCTTCGGAGACTCTTTACATTACACTATACAGGCCAACCTGTAG
- a CDS encoding M43 family zinc metalloprotease: protein MRFTTPLWLLLLLCLAMPGYSQVAPASKPKGRTCATDQYQELLEQEQPGIKLQQQKAKEAALQYINRQSEGKALRKATTITIPVVFHVLYNTPEQNISDEQIYSQLAVLNADFRRTNEDKINTPSHFAALAGDANIEFCLASTDPNGELSNGITRTQTATTSFSVSNSRIKRSANGGADAWDRDQYLNIWVGNIGDNILGWATFPGVMTSPQNDGVVLHYQTVGAAPYNTTNWQYNRGRTATHEIGHWLGLQHIWGEASASCNDSDDIEDTPNQYKPNYECPSGIMLSCGNGPYGDMWQNYMDYSDDACMNLFTNGQIAYMTAVLNSSRSKLLISVACTGGLRADFETATDTLIQAGETVAFKDKSVGVKPTSWLWEFEGGTPALSTERNPIVTYKAPGKYKVKLTIANSEMSSTETKSQFVEVTSNELVVYPIPASDYILLEQPAHVELKHVELIDRVGKVMLSQEVSTRKAELNTQGLPAGIYFLRISGSTGVETKKITILR from the coding sequence ATGCGTTTTACTACTCCTTTGTGGCTCTTGCTGCTGCTGTGTTTGGCTATGCCAGGCTATAGCCAGGTTGCGCCTGCCAGTAAACCTAAAGGCAGAACCTGCGCAACAGACCAGTATCAGGAACTACTGGAACAAGAACAACCGGGAATAAAACTGCAACAGCAAAAGGCAAAGGAAGCTGCACTGCAATACATTAATCGTCAGTCAGAAGGAAAAGCGCTGCGCAAGGCAACAACTATCACTATACCTGTTGTTTTTCATGTGCTGTACAATACTCCGGAGCAGAACATTTCAGATGAACAGATCTACTCGCAGTTGGCCGTATTGAACGCAGATTTCAGGAGGACCAATGAAGACAAAATAAATACCCCCAGCCATTTCGCCGCTTTGGCAGGAGACGCAAATATAGAGTTCTGCCTGGCCTCTACAGACCCAAATGGCGAACTGTCGAACGGTATTACGCGCACCCAAACAGCTACAACCAGTTTTAGTGTGAGCAACAGCCGGATAAAACGCAGTGCCAATGGTGGCGCGGATGCCTGGGACCGAGACCAGTACCTTAATATTTGGGTAGGTAATATCGGAGATAACATTTTAGGCTGGGCTACTTTCCCAGGAGTTATGACATCTCCTCAGAACGATGGAGTTGTACTACACTACCAGACAGTAGGCGCTGCTCCCTATAACACTACCAACTGGCAATATAACAGAGGCCGCACAGCAACCCACGAAATAGGTCATTGGCTCGGGTTACAACATATTTGGGGAGAAGCGAGTGCATCCTGCAACGACTCTGATGATATAGAAGACACCCCGAATCAGTATAAACCCAATTATGAGTGTCCGAGTGGAATAATGCTTTCCTGTGGCAATGGCCCGTATGGCGATATGTGGCAAAACTACATGGATTATAGCGATGATGCCTGCATGAACCTGTTTACGAACGGCCAGATTGCTTACATGACTGCTGTCCTTAACTCCTCCAGAAGTAAACTATTGATATCCGTAGCATGTACCGGCGGCTTACGGGCTGATTTTGAAACAGCTACAGACACTTTAATACAGGCAGGAGAAACAGTCGCGTTTAAAGACAAGTCGGTGGGGGTAAAGCCTACATCATGGCTATGGGAATTTGAAGGCGGTACACCGGCACTATCTACAGAGCGTAACCCTATTGTTACTTACAAAGCCCCGGGCAAGTATAAGGTAAAGCTTACAATTGCTAACAGCGAGATGAGCAGCACCGAAACAAAAAGCCAGTTTGTTGAGGTTACTTCAAATGAGCTAGTAGTTTATCCGATACCGGCCTCTGATTATATCCTGCTGGAGCAGCCTGCTCATGTAGAGCTAAAACATGTAGAATTAATAGACAGAGTAGGCAAGGTTATGTTAAGCCAGGAAGTAAGCACCCGTAAAGCAGAATTAAACACACAGGGCCTGCCCGCTGGTATATACTTCCTGCGAATCAGTGGCTCTACAGGAGTGGAAACTAAAAAGATAACGATACTCCGGTAA
- a CDS encoding secondary thiamine-phosphate synthase enzyme YjbQ, translated as MWYQKEIRLPAVQRGFHLITDLIESQLPELEDIKVGIAHIFIKHTSASLTINEDADPTVRQDFESHFNKMVPENAPYYRHTTEGPDDMPAHLKAAILGSSVTVPITNGKFNLGTWQGIYLCEHRNHTSKRWIVVTLTGSNS; from the coding sequence ATGTGGTATCAGAAAGAAATACGATTGCCGGCTGTACAACGGGGTTTTCATTTGATCACAGACCTGATCGAGTCGCAGTTGCCGGAACTGGAAGATATTAAAGTAGGAATAGCGCACATTTTTATAAAGCATACTTCAGCCAGTTTAACTATAAACGAAGATGCAGACCCCACTGTGCGACAGGATTTTGAAAGCCACTTTAATAAGATGGTACCAGAGAATGCTCCCTATTACCGGCATACTACAGAAGGACCCGATGATATGCCTGCACACTTAAAAGCAGCTATACTTGGCAGTTCTGTAACAGTGCCTATCACAAACGGTAAGTTTAATTTAGGTACCTGGCAGGGAATTTACCTGTGCGAGCACCGCAACCATACATCTAAACGCTGGATAGTAGTGACCTTAACGGGAAGTAACAGCTAG
- a CDS encoding right-handed parallel beta-helix repeat-containing protein encodes MRYLLAILPLLCLLSLLSCEPKDEIVTTDRGAILSFSQDTVLFDTVFVTQGSVTKRLKVYNPNKKAVRISNITLAGAEASPYNLIINGQESIVRNNLELRGKDSLYILVKVNINPNDASLPFLVADSILFDTNGQRQSVKLVAYGQNAVFHRKETIGTTTWTNDLPHVLMDTILVQEGATLTIEKGARIVAGSKGVLLVNGSLQVNGTPEERVVFSGYRREPEYVRAPGQWEGIRILTKSSNNSIKYADVFNTTYGLRIGNPGKAGTLVEGCVIAHAFLDGIIAFTSDVQVVNSLIYNCGQFGFGGLGGGNYEVLYSTIVNYNSTLSRETPAFVVTDYIPDTEIKDKPTSLLLINSIVYSDDFSAEDELLLDVKDGARIEVANNLLRTAKYKDQLGGNGNIFNLEPKFKEAAKYNFRLDTLSPASNAAKVLQTITKDLTGTNRHSTTPDIGAYERVID; translated from the coding sequence TTGAGATACCTGCTCGCCATACTGCCCCTGCTCTGCCTGCTCTCGCTACTTAGTTGTGAGCCGAAGGATGAAATAGTAACTACTGACAGGGGCGCCATACTTTCTTTCTCGCAGGACACGGTGTTGTTTGATACCGTATTTGTGACACAAGGCAGTGTAACCAAACGCCTGAAAGTATATAATCCCAATAAAAAGGCAGTTCGTATCAGTAACATCACTCTGGCTGGCGCCGAGGCCTCTCCTTACAACCTCATCATTAACGGCCAGGAAAGTATAGTTCGCAACAACCTGGAACTGCGCGGCAAAGACAGCCTGTATATTTTAGTAAAGGTGAACATCAACCCGAATGATGCGAGCCTGCCTTTCCTGGTGGCTGACTCCATACTTTTTGATACAAACGGGCAGCGGCAAAGTGTAAAACTGGTAGCTTATGGCCAGAATGCTGTTTTTCATCGCAAAGAAACGATTGGCACCACCACCTGGACAAACGACCTGCCCCACGTGCTAATGGACACTATTTTAGTACAGGAAGGCGCTACACTAACAATAGAAAAGGGCGCACGCATAGTAGCAGGTAGTAAGGGTGTGTTGTTGGTAAATGGGTCGCTGCAGGTAAATGGTACTCCTGAGGAGCGGGTGGTATTCAGTGGGTACCGTCGAGAGCCGGAATACGTGCGTGCACCGGGGCAGTGGGAAGGTATCCGGATACTGACCAAGAGCAGCAACAATAGTATAAAGTATGCAGATGTATTTAATACAACCTATGGGCTACGCATAGGTAACCCCGGCAAGGCAGGTACCCTGGTAGAAGGTTGTGTAATAGCACATGCTTTCCTGGATGGGATTATTGCGTTTACTTCGGATGTGCAGGTTGTTAATTCGCTGATCTACAACTGCGGGCAATTTGGCTTCGGGGGGCTTGGTGGAGGTAATTATGAAGTGCTATACTCTACTATTGTAAACTATAACAGCACACTTTCCCGCGAAACACCGGCCTTTGTAGTTACAGATTACATTCCGGATACGGAAATTAAAGACAAACCCACGAGCCTGCTCCTGATCAATTCTATAGTTTACTCAGATGATTTTAGTGCTGAAGATGAACTGTTGTTAGATGTAAAAGATGGCGCAAGAATAGAAGTAGCTAACAACCTGCTGCGCACCGCAAAGTATAAAGATCAGCTTGGCGGTAACGGCAACATATTTAACCTAGAACCAAAGTTTAAGGAAGCAGCCAAGTATAACTTCAGGTTAGATACACTATCTCCGGCGAGTAATGCGGCCAAGGTATTACAAACTATAACCAAAGACCTTACCGGAACCAACCGCCACTCCACCACCCCGGACATAGGCGCCTACGAACGTGTGATAGATTAA
- the prfA gene encoding peptide chain release factor 1, whose amino-acid sequence MLDKLEAINQRFEEVSQLLIQPDVASDMKRFKALNKEYKDLDKIVVEYKKYLNILSNIDNAKQVIATEKDEDFREMAKEELDTLLPQRDQMEDTLKELLIPKDPNDSKDIIMEIRAGAGGDEASIFAGDLYRMYSRFAEKQGWKMELMDATEGTSGGYKEIIVGITGDDVYGKLKFESGVHRVQRVPATETQGRIHTSVASVVVLPEAEEFDVEIDMNDIRKDLFCSSGPGGQSVNTTYSAVRLTHLPTGIVAQCQDQKSQLKNFDKALAVLRSRIYEVELAKKNEAEGAQRKSMVGGGDRSDKIRTYNYPQGRVTDHRIGYTVYNLPNVMDGGIDDFVEELRIAENAERLKEGATAE is encoded by the coding sequence ATGTTAGATAAATTAGAAGCCATAAACCAGCGTTTTGAAGAGGTAAGCCAGTTGCTTATTCAGCCGGATGTGGCCAGCGACATGAAGAGGTTCAAGGCGCTGAACAAAGAGTATAAAGACCTTGACAAGATTGTAGTTGAATATAAGAAGTATCTGAACATTCTGAGCAATATTGATAATGCAAAGCAGGTAATTGCTACTGAAAAGGATGAGGACTTCCGGGAGATGGCTAAAGAAGAGCTAGATACCCTGTTGCCGCAGCGCGATCAGATGGAAGATACTCTGAAAGAACTTCTGATACCAAAAGACCCTAACGATAGTAAGGATATTATCATGGAAATCCGTGCGGGTGCGGGTGGCGACGAAGCTTCTATCTTTGCCGGTGACCTTTACCGCATGTACAGCCGTTTTGCTGAAAAGCAGGGCTGGAAAATGGAGTTGATGGATGCTACAGAAGGTACTTCGGGTGGTTATAAAGAAATTATAGTTGGTATCACCGGCGACGATGTATATGGCAAACTGAAGTTCGAATCTGGTGTGCACCGTGTGCAGCGTGTACCGGCTACCGAAACGCAAGGCCGTATCCATACTTCGGTGGCATCGGTGGTGGTGTTGCCAGAGGCAGAAGAATTTGATGTGGAGATCGACATGAACGATATCCGTAAAGATCTTTTCTGTTCTTCAGGTCCGGGTGGTCAGTCGGTAAACACAACATACTCGGCGGTTCGTTTAACACACCTTCCAACCGGTATTGTAGCCCAGTGCCAGGACCAGAAATCGCAGCTTAAGAACTTTGACAAAGCGTTGGCAGTACTTCGCTCACGTATTTATGAAGTAGAACTAGCTAAGAAAAACGAAGCCGAAGGTGCTCAGCGTAAAAGCATGGTAGGCGGCGGCGATCGTTCAGATAAGATCCGTACCTACAACTACCCACAAGGCCGTGTTACCGATCACCGTATTGGTTATACAGTTTATAACTTGCCAAACGTAATGGATGGCGGCATCGATGACTTTGTAGAAGAACTGCGAATTGCAGAAAACGCTGAACGACTGAAAGAAGGCGCTACAGCAGAATAA
- a CDS encoding thioredoxin domain-containing protein, with translation MAVIVATDNDFTQVLNSNQKVVVKYFADWCGSCRLFSPKFKRMSDDEAFASIAFVDVNAETSPEARKLASVTNLPFFAIFKNGQLVDTVAASKEEAVRELIHKLDA, from the coding sequence ATGGCTGTAATAGTAGCAACTGACAACGATTTTACTCAAGTACTGAACTCAAACCAGAAAGTGGTAGTGAAATACTTCGCTGATTGGTGTGGCAGCTGCCGCCTGTTTTCGCCTAAGTTTAAGCGTATGTCTGATGACGAAGCTTTTGCAAGTATAGCTTTTGTGGATGTGAACGCTGAAACAAGCCCGGAAGCACGTAAGCTAGCCAGCGTAACCAACCTGCCATTTTTCGCCATCTTTAAAAACGGACAATTGGTTGACACTGTAGCTGCCAGCAAAGAAGAAGCTGTTCGCGAACTGATTCACAAACTAGATGCTTAA
- a CDS encoding DUF6952 family protein: MKIPAIKKLVETYKLDELVAAEAAIVDEQPLAIEVEGDDEGEQLTHVLAAVWILNEMNDNGADFKTALRAYTQKVRVSIS, from the coding sequence ATGAAAATACCTGCGATTAAAAAACTGGTAGAAACCTATAAACTAGACGAACTGGTTGCTGCTGAGGCTGCCATTGTAGATGAACAGCCTTTAGCAATTGAAGTGGAAGGCGACGACGAAGGCGAGCAGCTAACGCACGTATTAGCCGCCGTCTGGATACTGAATGAAATGAATGATAATGGCGCTGACTTTAAAACTGCTTTGCGCGCTTATACCCAAAAAGTGCGGGTTTCTATCAGTTAG